From Pseudomonas fluorescens:
CCTGAGTCGCGCCTGCCGGGCAAGACGCTGAGCGCCTGGACCGCCGAGCTGGGCAAGCAGCGCGCGATCAGCGGCCTGGAGCCGGCCATCGTCATCCAGGTGCAAAAGGATGGCCTGCAGGTACTGACCCGTACCGGCGAAGCCCATGTCGCGTGGGACAGCATGAAATGGGCACGCCCATTCCTGAATACCAACAGCATGGGCCCAATGCCCAAGCAGCCGTCAGACGTGGCGCAGGTGGGTGACCTGATCCGCGTGCAACGCCAGAAAGACGACAGCCTCAAGTTCAGCCAACTCCCCGTGGCCCAGGGCGCCCTGGTGTCCCTCGACCCACAGAACGGCGCAATCCGCTCCCTGGTCGGCGGCTTTGCCTTCGAGCAGAGCAACTACAACCGCGCGACCCAGGCCAAGCGCCAACCGGGTTCGAGCTTCAAGCCGTTCATCTACAGCGCCGCACTGGATAACGGCTACACCGCCGCCAGCCTGGTCAACGACGCGCCGATCGTGTTTGTCGATGACTACCTGGACAAGGTCTGGCGCCCCAAGAACGACACCAACACGTTCCTCGGCCCGATTCGTATCCGCGAGGCGCTGTATAAGTCGCGCAACCTGGTGTCGATCCGCCTGCTGCAGGCGATGGGCGTAGGCAAGACCATCGACTACATCACCCGCTTTGGTTTCGCCAAGTCGGACCTGCCACCCAACTTGTCCCTGGCCCTGGGTACCGCGACCCTCACGCCGATGGAAATCGCCACCGGCTGGAGCACCTTCGCCAACGGCGGCTACAAGATCACGCCCTACCTGATCGACAAGATCGAAAGCCGCAATGGCGATACCCTGTTCACCGCCAACCCGCCACGCGTGCCGGGTGACGTGGTCAACGGCGTGGCAGCCAGCGATGGCATTGCGGCGCCGAGCCACGGTGGTATCACCATCGAGCCGACCCCAGGCACCGCCCCCGTAGCACCGGGCGCCGCCGCCACCGACCCACAGGTACCCGCCGTGGCCGAGCGCGTGGTCGACGGTCGCACCACTTATATCCTCAACAGCATCCTCGAAGACGTGATCAAGAAGGGCACCGGCCGCCGCGCCCTGGCCCTGGGCCGCGCGGATATCGCAGGCAAGACCGGTACGACCAACGAATCCAAAGATGCCTGGTTCTCCGGCTACAACGGCGACTACGTGACCACCGTCTGGACGGGCTTCGACCAACCGGAAAGCCTTGGCCGCCGCGAGTTCGGTGGCACCGTCGCATTGCCGATCTGGATGAGCTACATGGGCGCGGCATTGAAGGACAAACCGCTGCATACCCAACCGGAACCTGAAGGCATCCTGAGCCTGCGGATCGACCCGGTGAGTGGCCGTGCGGCATCGCCGAGCACCCCGAATGCGTACTTCGAGCTGTTCAAGAGCGAAGAC
This genomic window contains:
- a CDS encoding penicillin-binding protein 1A codes for the protein MRLLKFFGYSIIAIVCGLLLVLSGAYLYLSPGLPSVEALRSIQLQIPLRVYSSDEKLIAEFGEMRRTPIRFADIPPNFISALLSAEDDNFANHYGVDPSSLVRAATQLVKSGHIQSGGSTITMQVAKNFFLTSERSFSRKATEILLALQIERQLTKDEILELYVNKIYLGNRAYGIEAASQVYYGKSIRDASLAQMAMIAGLPKAPSRFNPLANPARSKERRDWILGRMYKLGKIDQAAYESAVAEPLNASYHVPTPEVNAPYIAEMARAEMVGRYGSDAYTEGFRVTTTVSSDLQEIANTSLHSGLITYDQRHGYRGPESRLPGKTLSAWTAELGKQRAISGLEPAIVIQVQKDGLQVLTRTGEAHVAWDSMKWARPFLNTNSMGPMPKQPSDVAQVGDLIRVQRQKDDSLKFSQLPVAQGALVSLDPQNGAIRSLVGGFAFEQSNYNRATQAKRQPGSSFKPFIYSAALDNGYTAASLVNDAPIVFVDDYLDKVWRPKNDTNTFLGPIRIREALYKSRNLVSIRLLQAMGVGKTIDYITRFGFAKSDLPPNLSLALGTATLTPMEIATGWSTFANGGYKITPYLIDKIESRNGDTLFTANPPRVPGDVVNGVAASDGIAAPSHGGITIEPTPGTAPVAPGAAATDPQVPAVAERVVDGRTTYILNSILEDVIKKGTGRRALALGRADIAGKTGTTNESKDAWFSGYNGDYVTTVWTGFDQPESLGRREFGGTVALPIWMSYMGAALKDKPLHTQPEPEGILSLRIDPVSGRAASPSTPNAYFELFKSEDTPPSVNELGNGVAPGSPLPADEAAPIDLF